In a genomic window of Neoarius graeffei isolate fNeoGra1 chromosome 13, fNeoGra1.pri, whole genome shotgun sequence:
- the mepceb gene encoding 7SK snRNA methylphosphate capping enzyme, which yields MIEMSIEKETVLTGDGAAAILSPPPSQSLAGRVKTLSPTSLAPVSTGAPFMANMVLAEVPANPDLSEEAEHDEEVTETMQVKGNNKLLQAKNGIQSQAGPQKLGKRRYSMNVGFKHPSFSKRRRRANSECDPVLPSNFLLGGNIFDPLNLNSLLDEEVNRALNAETPKSSPLPSKNREPVEILIPRDITDPLNLSGKGGNANRGVLVSPLKRRRHRNRHHGGSGGHLEPSDSEKAKSVEEESTLFPTHRLAEEVVEESPRPYELNTTINCRDEVVPPILPPRRSTNSAPQAGSSNSTTQPSKYRKRRRTISRSERLSITPTPTNKQQHLDRGRSQTFHTPIVGGTTGSHLETNHHVSQKHRHKPKRDFHYGTYSCCYGYRTPTLNVDPRLVAFRPEWFRGKKVLDIGCNVGHMTLAIAKNWSPAYILGLDIDSSVVHAARQNLCNFLSELQKQEVRQDTGEKLREVEMLRTFPVSFRLCRGPIAAPPLLPPAPGVFPNNVSFMKGNYVPDSDVVVMSQCAEYDVVMCLNVTRWVHLNWGDIGLQRLFRRVYAHLNPEGVFILQPQPWSSYSKRKRMTEITHRNYNSIRLRPDQFSSYLTSEVGFTSYELISTTRSCPRGLQRPIYLFHKSPTSSRKSSTRRGSDMQEEEREMM from the exons ATGATTGAGATGTCCATAGAAAAAGAAACTGTCTTAACAGGAGATGGAGCAGCAGCCATTTTGAGCCCGCCACCTTCCCAGAGCCTAGCTGGCCGTGTTAAGACTCTGAGTCCAACCTCTTTGGCACCTGTCAGTACTGGCGCTCCATTCATGGCTAATATGGTGCTAGCAGAAGTGCCTGCTAACCCTGATTTATCAGAAGAGGCAGAACATGATGAGGAAGTCACTGAGACGATGCAAGTGAAAGGAAACAATAAGCTCTTACAAGCAAAAAATGGTATACAGTCTCAAGCCGGGCCTCAAAAACTTGGTAAACGGCGCTACAGCATGAATGTTGGCTTTAAGCACCCCAGCTTTAGCAAGCGCAGACGGAGAGCTAACTCTGAGTGTGACCCAGTGCTGCCCAGCAACTTCCTGTTGGGTGGAAACATCTTTGATCCTCTGAATCTCAACAGCCTATTGGATGAGGAGGTGAACCGGGCGCTGAATGCTGAGACTCCTAAATCGTCACCACTTCCGTCCAAGAACAGGGAGCCTGTTGAGATCCTGATCCCCAGAGACATCACTGATCCGCTGAACCTCAGTGGCAAGGGTGGAAACGCCAATAGAGGTGTCCTGGTGTCACCCTTAAAGAGGCGGCGCCATAGAAACAGGCACCATGGTGGtagtggtggccatcttgaacCCTCAGACTCTGAAAAGGCAAAGAGTGTTGAGGAAGAGAGTACACTGTTTCCTACACACCGTTTAGCAGAAGAAGTCGTCGAAGAGTCACCACGACCCTATGAACTCAACACAACCATCAACTGCCGTGATGAAGTGGTCCCACCCATACTGCCACCACGCCGATCCACAAACTCTGCTCCTCAGGCAGGAAGTAGCAATTCCACCACGCAGCCATCTAAATACAGAAAGCGCAGACGAACAATCAGCCGTTCGGAACGTCTGTCAATCACGCCAACTCCTACCAATAAGCAGCAACATTTAGACAGAGGGCGGAGTCAAACATTTCACACACCCATTGTAGGTGGAACCACAGGAAGCCATCTTGAAACAAACCATCATGTGTCGCAAAAACATCGGCACAAACCAAAACGAGACTTCCATTATGGCACCTACAGCTGTTGTTATGGTTATCGAACACCAACTTTGAATGTGGACCCTCGCCTAGTGGCGTTTCGGCCCGAATGGTTCCGTGGGAAGAAAGTCCTGGACATTGGTTGCAATGTGGGTCACATGACTCTTGCCATCGCTAAGAACTGGAGCCCTGCTTACATCCTGGGCTTGGATATCGATAGCAGTGTGGTTCACGCAGCACGGCAAAACCTCTGCAACTTCCTGTCAGAGCTGCAGAAACAGGAAGTGAGACAAGACACAGGGGAGAAACTGCGAGAGGTGGAGATGTTGCGGACATTCCCTGTTTCTTTCAGGCTATGTAGGGGGCCAATCGCTGCTCCTCCCTTACTGCCTCCTGCCCCTGGGGTTTTCCCTAACAATGTGTCCTTCATGAAG GGGAACTATGTGCCGGATAGTGATGTGGTGGTGATGTCACAGTGTGCAGAGTATGATGTCGTCATGTGTCTAAATGTGACAAGGTGGGTTCATCTGAACTGGGGAGACATTGGGCTTCAGCGACTCTTCAGACGTGTTTACGCACACCTGAACCCTgaaggagtgtttatcctccaaccACAGCCATGGAGCTCCTACAGCAAGAGGAAGAGAATGACG GAAATCACCCACAGGAACTACAACAGTATTCGGCTCAGACCGGACCAGTTCAGTTCGTACCTCACCTCTGAGGTGGGGTTCACCAGCTATGAGCTCATCAGCACCACCAGGAGCTGCCCTAGAG